One Pseudomonas abieticivorans genomic region harbors:
- the metX gene encoding homoserine O-succinyltransferase MetX: MPTVFPNDSVGLVTPQTAHFNEPLALACGRSLGAYDLIYETYGTLNASASNAVLICHALSGHHHAAGYHSADDRKPGWWDSCIGPGKPIDTDRFFVVSLNNLGGCNGSTGPSSINPDTGKPFGAEFPVLTVEDWVHSQARLADLLGISQWAAVVGGSLGGMQALQWTITYPERVRHCLAIASAPKLSAQNIAFNEVARQAILTDPEFHGGSFQEAGVIPKRGLMLARMVGHITYLSDDSMGEKFGRGLKSEKLNYDFHSVEFQVESYLRYQGEEFSGRFDANTYLLMTKALDYFDPAGAHNDDLALTLSSAKADFCVMSFTTDWRFSPARSRELVDALMAAKKNVCYLEIDAPQGHDAFLIPIPRYLQAFSSYMNRIST; this comes from the coding sequence ATGCCCACTGTCTTCCCAAACGATTCCGTTGGTTTAGTCACACCGCAAACCGCCCACTTCAACGAACCCCTGGCCTTGGCCTGCGGGCGTTCGCTGGGTGCCTACGACCTGATCTACGAAACCTATGGCACGCTGAACGCCAGCGCGAGCAATGCCGTGCTGATCTGTCACGCGCTGTCGGGGCACCATCATGCGGCGGGCTACCACAGCGCTGATGATCGCAAGCCCGGCTGGTGGGACAGTTGCATCGGCCCGGGCAAACCGATCGACACCGATCGTTTCTTCGTGGTCAGCCTGAACAACCTGGGTGGCTGCAACGGCTCCACCGGCCCCAGCAGCATCAACCCCGACACCGGCAAACCGTTTGGCGCCGAATTCCCGGTACTCACCGTGGAAGACTGGGTGCACAGCCAGGCGCGCCTGGCCGACCTGCTGGGCATCAGCCAATGGGCCGCTGTCGTCGGCGGCAGCCTGGGCGGCATGCAGGCCTTGCAGTGGACCATCACCTACCCCGAGCGCGTGCGGCATTGCCTGGCCATCGCCTCGGCGCCCAAGCTGTCGGCGCAAAACATCGCCTTCAACGAAGTGGCACGCCAGGCCATCCTGACCGACCCCGAGTTCCACGGCGGCTCGTTCCAGGAGGCCGGGGTAATCCCCAAGCGCGGGCTGATGCTCGCGCGCATGGTGGGGCACATTACCTACCTGTCCGATGACTCCATGGGCGAGAAATTCGGCCGGGGCCTCAAAAGTGAAAAACTGAACTACGACTTCCACAGCGTCGAGTTCCAGGTCGAAAGCTACCTGCGTTACCAGGGCGAAGAGTTTTCCGGGCGTTTCGACGCCAATACCTACCTGTTGATGACCAAAGCCTTGGATTACTTCGACCCGGCCGGCGCTCACAACGACGACTTGGCGCTGACCCTGTCCAGCGCCAAGGCCGATTTCTGCGTGATGTCCTTCACCACCGACTGGCGCTTCTCGCCCGCCCGCTCCCGCGAGCTGGTGGATGCGTTGATGGCTGCCAAGAAGAACGTCTGCTACCTGGAGATCGATGCTCCGCAAGGCCACGACGCCTTCTTGATCCCGATCCCGCGCTACTTGCAGGCCTTCAGCAGCTACATGAACCGAATTTCGACCTGA
- a CDS encoding YggT family protein, translating to MNALSGATVFVVQTLVSFYLAIMLLRFVLQLVKANFYNPLSQFAVRATQPLLKPVRRIIPSIAGLDTSSLLLAIVIQALLMAFVLMMTYGTIGDLPHLMIWAIIGVTSLFLKIFWLAMIVMVIVSWVAPGSHNPAAELAYQISEPVLAPFRKIVPNLGGMDISPIFAFLAIQVIQSYVMPPLAAYAGMPQELWRLI from the coding sequence ATGAATGCACTTTCTGGCGCCACGGTATTCGTGGTGCAAACCCTGGTCAGCTTCTACCTTGCCATCATGCTGCTGCGCTTCGTGCTGCAACTGGTCAAGGCCAACTTTTACAACCCGCTCAGCCAATTCGCGGTGCGCGCCACCCAGCCACTGCTCAAGCCGGTCCGCCGGATCATTCCCAGCATCGCCGGCCTGGACACCTCCTCGCTACTGCTGGCCATCGTCATCCAGGCGCTGCTGATGGCGTTCGTGCTGATGATGACCTACGGCACCATCGGCGACCTGCCGCACCTGATGATTTGGGCAATCATCGGCGTAACGTCACTGTTCCTGAAAATCTTCTGGCTGGCGATGATCGTGATGGTGATCGTGTCCTGGGTTGCCCCGGGCAGCCACAACCCAGCGGCCGAACTGGCCTACCAGATCAGCGAGCCGGTGCTGGCGCCGTTCCGCAAGATCGTGCCTAACCTTGGCGGCATGGACATCTCGCCGATCTTTGCCTTCCTGGCCATCCAGGTGATCCAGTCCTATGTAATGCCACCGCTGGCCGCCTATGCCGGCATGCCTCAGGAACTGTGGCGCCTGATCTGA
- the proC gene encoding pyrroline-5-carboxylate reductase, protein MSNTRIAFIGAGNMAASLIGGLRAQGLAASQLCASDPGAEQRAKVAAEHGIELFADNADAVAGADVVVLAVKPQAMKAVCEALRPHLKAEQLVVSIAAGITCASMNTWLGPLPIVRCMPNTPALLRQGVSGLYATAQVSAEQRQQAEQLLSAVGIVAWLEQEQQLDAVTAVSGSGPAYFFLLIEAMTAAGEKLGLPRETAAKLTLQTALGAAHMAVSSDVDAAELRRRVTSPAGTTEAAIKSFQANGFEALVEKALGAAAHRSAEMAEQLGK, encoded by the coding sequence ATGAGCAACACGCGTATTGCCTTTATCGGCGCAGGAAACATGGCCGCCAGCCTGATCGGCGGCTTGCGTGCACAAGGCCTGGCCGCCAGCCAGCTGTGCGCCAGTGACCCAGGTGCCGAGCAGCGCGCCAAGGTGGCTGCCGAGCACGGCATCGAACTGTTTGCCGACAACGCCGACGCCGTGGCCGGTGCCGACGTGGTGGTGCTGGCCGTCAAGCCACAGGCCATGAAAGCCGTGTGCGAAGCCCTGCGCCCGCACTTGAAGGCCGAGCAACTGGTGGTGTCCATCGCCGCCGGCATCACTTGCGCCAGCATGAACACCTGGCTGGGCCCGCTGCCGATCGTGCGTTGCATGCCCAACACCCCGGCACTGCTGCGCCAAGGCGTCAGTGGCCTGTACGCCACCGCGCAGGTGTCTGCTGAACAACGCCAACAGGCCGAACAACTGCTATCGGCCGTGGGCATCGTGGCCTGGCTTGAGCAAGAGCAGCAACTGGACGCCGTCACTGCGGTCTCCGGCAGCGGCCCGGCGTACTTCTTCCTGCTGATCGAAGCCATGACCGCTGCCGGCGAAAAACTCGGCCTGCCGCGTGAAACCGCCGCCAAACTGACCCTGCAAACCGCCTTGGGCGCAGCGCACATGGCCGTCTCCAGTGACGTCGATGCGGCCGAACTGCGCCGCCGCGTCACCTCGCCGGCCGGGACCACGGAAGCTGCGATCAAGTCGTTCCAGGCCAACGGTTTCGAAGCCCTGGTGGAAAAAGCGCTGGGCGCCGCAGCACATCGCTCGGCCGAAATGGCCGAACAACTGGGCAAATAA
- a CDS encoding YggS family pyridoxal phosphate-dependent enzyme: protein MSTIADNVFRVSARIHDAAQAAQRDAASIGLLAVSKTKPAEAVREAHAAGIREFGENYLQEALEKQAQLQDLPLSWHFIGPIQSNKTRAIAENFDWVHSVDRLKIAQRLSEQRPANLAPLNICIQVNVSGEASKSGCTPADLPALAQAIAALPHLKLRGLMAIPEPTEDRAAQDAAFASVKTLQDSLNLPLDTLSMGMSHDLESAIAQGATWVRIGTALFGARDYGQA from the coding sequence ATGTCCACGATAGCAGACAACGTTTTCCGGGTAAGCGCCCGAATTCACGATGCAGCCCAGGCCGCGCAGCGTGATGCCGCCTCGATCGGCCTGCTGGCCGTGAGCAAGACCAAGCCCGCCGAGGCCGTGCGCGAGGCCCATGCCGCCGGCATTCGTGAGTTTGGCGAGAATTACCTGCAAGAAGCCCTGGAAAAACAGGCGCAATTGCAGGACTTGCCCTTGAGTTGGCATTTCATCGGCCCCATTCAATCGAACAAGACTCGCGCCATCGCCGAGAACTTCGATTGGGTGCATTCGGTGGACCGTCTTAAAATTGCACAACGCCTGTCCGAGCAACGCCCGGCCAACCTGGCGCCGCTGAACATCTGCATTCAAGTCAATGTCAGCGGCGAAGCCAGCAAGTCCGGCTGCACGCCCGCCGACCTGCCGGCCCTGGCCCAAGCCATTGCCGCCCTGCCCCACCTGAAGCTGCGTGGCTTGATGGCCATACCCGAACCGACCGAGGACCGCGCGGCACAAGACGCGGCCTTTGCTAGCGTAAAAACCTTGCAAGACAGCCTGAACCTGCCGCTGGACACGCTTTCCATGGGCATGAGCCACGACCTGGAGTCTGCCATTGCCCAAGGCGCGACCTGGGTGCGGATCGGCACCGCGCTGTTCGGTGCCCGCGACTACGGCCAAGCCTGA
- a CDS encoding type IV pilus twitching motility protein PilT, producing MDITELLAFSAKQGASDLHLSAGLPPMIRVDGDVRRINLPPLDHKQVHELIYDIMNDKQRKDFEEFLETDFSFEVPGVARFRVNAFNQNRGAGAVFRTIPSKVLTMEDLGMGEVFRKITDVPRGLVLVTGPTGSGKSTTLAAMIDYLNNNKHHHILTIEDPIEFVHESKKCLVNQREVHRDTLGFSEALRSALREDPDIILVGEMRDLETIRLALTAAETGHLVFGTLHTTSAAKTIDRVVDVFPAEEKSMVRSMLSESLHAVISQTLMKKIGGGRVAAHEIMIGTPAIRNLIREDKVAQMYSAIQTGGALGMQTLDMCLKDLVNKGVIGRDAAREKAKTPDNF from the coding sequence ATGGACATTACCGAGCTGTTGGCTTTCAGTGCGAAGCAGGGGGCTTCGGACTTGCACCTGTCGGCCGGCCTGCCGCCGATGATTCGGGTGGACGGCGATGTGCGGCGGATCAACCTGCCGCCACTGGACCACAAACAGGTCCACGAGCTGATCTACGACATCATGAACGACAAGCAGCGCAAGGATTTCGAGGAGTTCCTGGAAACCGACTTCTCCTTCGAAGTGCCGGGTGTCGCGCGGTTTCGGGTCAACGCGTTCAACCAGAACCGTGGCGCTGGTGCAGTATTCCGTACCATCCCCTCCAAGGTGCTGACCATGGAAGACTTGGGGATGGGAGAAGTGTTTCGCAAGATTACCGACGTGCCTCGCGGCCTGGTGCTGGTCACCGGCCCCACCGGCTCCGGCAAGTCGACCACCCTGGCGGCGATGATCGATTACCTGAACAACAACAAACACCATCACATCCTCACCATCGAAGACCCGATCGAGTTCGTGCACGAGTCCAAAAAGTGCCTGGTCAACCAGCGCGAGGTGCATCGCGACACCCTGGGTTTTTCCGAGGCGCTGCGCTCGGCCTTGCGTGAAGACCCGGACATCATCCTGGTGGGCGAGATGCGCGACCTGGAAACCATCCGCCTGGCGCTCACCGCCGCCGAAACCGGCCACTTGGTATTTGGCACGCTGCACACCACGTCGGCCGCCAAGACCATCGACCGGGTGGTGGACGTGTTCCCCGCCGAAGAGAAGTCCATGGTCCGCTCGATGCTTTCCGAGTCGCTGCATGCCGTGATCTCGCAAACCCTGATGAAAAAAATTGGTGGTGGCCGCGTGGCGGCCCACGAAATCATGATCGGCACCCCGGCCATCCGTAACCTGATCCGCGAAGACAAGGTGGCGCAGATGTATTCGGCCATCCAGACCGGCGGTGCATTGGGCATGCAGACCCTGGACATGTGCCTCAAGGACTTGGTGAACAAGGGCGTGATCGGCCGTGACGCGGCTCGCGAAAAGGCCAAGACGCCCGACAACTTCTGA
- a CDS encoding PilT/PilU family type 4a pilus ATPase produces the protein MEFHKLLRLMVDKGGSDLFITPGLPPSLKVHGKILPVTKQSLSAEQARDAVLGLMTEVQRLEFAQQHESNFAIHARDIGRFRVSAFYQRNQPAMVLRRIESHIPSFEELKLPEGLKALAMIKRGLVLFVGATGTGKSSSLAAMIDYRSKNSTGHIITIEDPIEYLHEHQGCIVTQREVGIDTESFEVALRNTLRQAPDVIMIGEVRSRETMGQALTFAETGHLCLATLHASNADQALERVIHFFPVDRHPQVWMELSLNLRAIVAQQLIPTSDGSGRRAVVEVLINTPLVADIIRKGQIPGVKPVMKRSSGQGMRTLDQALYELYQEQAISYEDALSYADSANDLRLMIKLGKGAVQGEELNMTPEDPAPPSR, from the coding sequence ATGGAGTTTCACAAACTGCTACGTCTGATGGTCGACAAAGGCGGCTCCGACCTGTTTATCACCCCAGGTCTGCCGCCCTCGCTCAAAGTGCATGGCAAGATCCTGCCGGTGACCAAGCAGTCGCTCAGTGCCGAACAGGCCCGCGATGCGGTGTTGGGCCTGATGACCGAGGTGCAGCGGCTGGAGTTCGCCCAGCAGCACGAGAGCAACTTCGCCATCCATGCCCGTGACATCGGCCGGTTTCGGGTCAGCGCGTTCTACCAGCGCAACCAGCCGGCCATGGTGCTACGACGCATCGAGAGCCATATCCCCAGCTTTGAAGAGCTTAAATTGCCCGAGGGGCTCAAGGCCCTGGCGATGATCAAGCGCGGGCTGGTGCTGTTCGTGGGGGCCACGGGCACTGGCAAGTCCTCGTCGCTGGCGGCGATGATCGATTACCGCAGCAAGAACAGCACCGGGCACATCATCACCATCGAAGACCCCATCGAGTACCTTCACGAGCATCAGGGCTGCATCGTCACCCAGCGCGAGGTGGGCATCGACACCGAGAGTTTCGAGGTGGCGTTACGCAACACCCTGCGCCAGGCACCGGATGTGATCATGATCGGCGAGGTGCGCAGCCGCGAGACCATGGGCCAGGCGCTGACCTTCGCCGAGACTGGCCACCTGTGCCTGGCCACCTTGCACGCCTCCAACGCCGACCAGGCATTGGAGCGGGTGATCCATTTCTTCCCGGTGGACCGCCACCCGCAGGTGTGGATGGAACTGTCGCTGAACCTGCGTGCCATCGTCGCCCAGCAGTTGATTCCCACCAGTGATGGCAGCGGCCGGCGTGCGGTGGTGGAAGTGCTGATCAATACCCCGCTGGTGGCCGACATTATCCGCAAGGGCCAGATCCCCGGGGTAAAGCCGGTGATGAAGCGCTCCAGCGGGCAGGGCATGCGTACCCTGGACCAGGCGTTGTATGAGTTGTATCAGGAGCAAGCCATAAGCTATGAAGACGCCTTGTCCTATGCCGATTCGGCAAATGACTTGCGGTTGATGATCAAGCTGGGCAAGGGGGCGGTGCAGGGCGAGGAGCTGAACATGACGCCGGAGGACCCGGCGCCACCTTCGCGCTGA
- a CDS encoding C40 family peptidase codes for MRPFFKTWLTICLLLPLAAHATNREQRLPAGFTGHTAKTGETEHATPVVTSQKHSHLSTRVASNKHSTRGHKEVLTTATVAQMSAKQSSDVLSRAVNVLGTPYRWGGSSPSKGFDCSGLVKYAFSDVKAADLPRTSNAMAAGHGQKVEQKDLKPGDLLFFNIKSRRVNHVAIYLGNDRFIHAPRRGKSVTIDTLNKPYWQSHYVVAKRVLPKDQTLRLSQR; via the coding sequence ATGCGACCATTTTTCAAGACATGGCTGACCATTTGCCTTTTATTGCCACTGGCCGCCCACGCCACCAATCGTGAGCAAAGACTTCCCGCTGGCTTCACCGGCCACACAGCAAAAACCGGTGAAACCGAGCACGCAACGCCAGTCGTCACTAGTCAAAAACACAGTCACCTAAGCACCCGCGTAGCCTCGAACAAACACTCCACCCGTGGCCACAAAGAAGTCCTGACCACCGCCACCGTCGCGCAGATGTCGGCCAAACAGAGCAGTGATGTGCTCAGCCGTGCCGTCAACGTGCTCGGTACCCCTTATCGTTGGGGCGGCAGCAGCCCAAGTAAAGGCTTTGACTGCAGCGGTTTGGTGAAATATGCGTTCAGCGACGTAAAAGCCGCCGACCTGCCGCGTACTTCCAACGCCATGGCCGCTGGCCACGGCCAGAAGGTCGAGCAGAAAGACCTGAAGCCGGGCGACCTGCTGTTCTTCAACATCAAGAGCCGCCGCGTCAACCACGTGGCCATTTACCTGGGCAACGATCGCTTCATCCACGCACCGCGTCGGGGCAAGTCGGTCACCATCGACACCCTGAACAAACCGTACTGGCAGAGCCACTACGTGGTCGCCAAGCGGGTCCTTCCAAAGGACCAGACCCTGCGCCTCAGCCAACGCTGA
- a CDS encoding NINE protein: MNSYQQDANFQDTHSKVLGYLLWIFGFTGAHRFYYGKPVTGTIWFFTFGLLGIGWLIDLFLIPAMDREADMRFHAGPTDYNVAWVLLTFLGVFGVHRMYQGKWISGIIYLLTGGLCFIGVLYDFWTINDQISLKNSMRR, encoded by the coding sequence ATGAACAGTTATCAGCAAGACGCCAATTTCCAGGATACCCATAGCAAGGTGCTGGGGTATTTGTTGTGGATTTTCGGTTTTACCGGTGCGCACCGTTTCTATTACGGCAAGCCGGTCACGGGCACGATCTGGTTTTTCACCTTTGGCCTGTTGGGCATCGGCTGGCTGATCGACCTGTTCCTGATTCCGGCCATGGACCGCGAGGCAGACATGCGTTTTCACGCCGGGCCCACGGACTACAACGTGGCTTGGGTGCTGTTGACCTTCCTCGGGGTATTCGGGGTGCACCGCATGTACCAGGGTAAATGGATCAGCGGGATCATTTATTTGTTAACGGGGGGGCTGTGCTTTATCGGGGTGTTATATGACTTCTGGACGATAAATGACCAGATCTCGTTGAAAAACTCGATGCGGCGCTGA
- a CDS encoding dihydroorotase, producing the protein MSLSILGARVIDPASGLDAIGDLHISEGKIIAIGAAPTGFNATQTVQADGLVAAPGLVDLSVALREPGYSRKGTIASETRAAAAGGVTSLCCPPQTKPILDTSAVAELILDRAREAGHSKVYPIGALSKGLEGEQLAELVALRDAGCIAFGNGLKSFPNNRTLCRALEYAATFDLTVIFHSQDRDLALGGLAHEGPTASFLGLPGIPETAETVALARDLLLVEQSGVRAHFSQLTSARGVKLIAEAQARGLPVTADVALYQLILTDEALIDFSSLYHVQPPLRTRADRDALREAVKSGVVQAISSHHQPHERDAKLAPFGATEPGISSVELLLPLAMTLVEDGLLDLPTLLARLSTGPAAALRLPAGALKVGAAADVVLFDPSVSTVAGEHWLSKGENCPFLGHVLPGVVRYTLVDGHISYSNA; encoded by the coding sequence GTGAGCCTAAGTATCCTAGGCGCCCGCGTGATCGACCCGGCCAGCGGCCTGGACGCCATTGGCGACCTGCACATCAGCGAAGGCAAGATCATCGCCATCGGCGCTGCGCCAACCGGCTTCAACGCCACCCAGACCGTGCAAGCCGACGGCCTGGTCGCAGCTCCCGGCCTGGTCGACCTTAGCGTGGCCCTGCGCGAGCCGGGCTACAGCCGCAAGGGCACCATCGCCAGCGAAACCCGTGCCGCCGCCGCCGGTGGCGTTACCAGCCTGTGCTGCCCACCGCAAACCAAGCCGATCCTCGACACTTCGGCCGTGGCCGAACTGATCCTGGACCGCGCCCGTGAAGCCGGGCACAGCAAGGTCTACCCGATCGGTGCCCTGAGCAAGGGCCTGGAAGGCGAGCAACTGGCTGAATTGGTGGCGCTGCGCGACGCCGGCTGCATTGCCTTTGGCAACGGCCTGAAGAGCTTCCCGAACAACCGCACCCTGTGCCGTGCGCTGGAATATGCCGCCACGTTCGACCTGACGGTGATCTTCCACTCCCAGGACCGTGACCTGGCCCTGGGCGGCCTGGCCCACGAAGGCCCGACCGCCAGCTTCCTCGGCCTGCCGGGCATTCCGGAAACCGCTGAAACCGTGGCGCTGGCCCGTGACCTGCTGCTGGTGGAACAAAGCGGCGTGCGTGCGCACTTCAGCCAACTGACCAGCGCCCGCGGCGTCAAACTAATCGCCGAAGCCCAGGCCCGCGGCCTGCCGGTCACGGCCGACGTGGCCCTGTACCAGTTGATCCTGACCGACGAGGCGCTGATCGACTTCTCCAGCCTTTACCACGTGCAACCGCCGCTACGCACCCGCGCCGACCGCGACGCGCTGCGTGAAGCGGTGAAGTCGGGTGTGGTGCAAGCCATCTCCAGCCATCACCAGCCCCACGAGCGCGACGCCAAGTTGGCGCCGTTTGGCGCGACGGAGCCTGGCATCAGCAGCGTCGAGCTATTGCTGCCATTGGCGATGACCTTGGTGGAGGACGGCCTGCTGGACCTGCCAACCTTGCTGGCACGCCTGAGCACCGGCCCTGCGGCAGCCTTGCGCTTGCCCGCCGGGGCATTAAAAGTAGGCGCTGCGGCAGACGTGGTGCTGTTTGACCCAAGCGTGTCCACAGTGGCTGGCGAGCATTGGCTGTCCAAGGGCGAGAACTGCCCGTTCCTTGGGCATGTATTGCCAGGGGTGGTGCGGTATACCTTGGTGGATGGGCATATCAGCTACAGCAACGCTTAA
- a CDS encoding aspartate carbamoyltransferase catalytic subunit — MTPIDAKRPLQLNDQGQLRHFLSLDGLPRELLTEILDTADSFLEVGARAVKKVPLLRGKTVCNVFFENSTRTRTTFELAAQRLSADVITLNVSTSSTSKGETLFDTLRNLEAMAADMFVVRHGDSGAAHFIAEHVCPQVAIINGGDGRHAHPTQGMLDMLTIRRHKGGFENLSVAIVGDILHSRVARSNMIALKALGCPDIRVIGPKTLLPVGIEQYGVKVYTDLAQGLKDVDVVIMLRLQRERMAGGLLPSEGEFYRLFGLTTARLAGAKPDAIVMHPGPINRGVEIESAVADGPHSVILNQVTYGIAVRMAVLSMAMSGQNAQRQFEQENAQ; from the coding sequence ATGACGCCAATCGACGCCAAGCGCCCGCTGCAGCTCAATGACCAGGGCCAGCTGCGCCACTTTCTCTCGCTCGACGGTTTGCCCCGCGAGCTGCTCACCGAAATCCTCGACACCGCCGATTCGTTTCTGGAAGTCGGTGCCCGGGCGGTGAAAAAAGTCCCGTTGCTGCGCGGCAAGACCGTGTGCAACGTGTTCTTCGAAAACTCCACGCGCACCCGCACCACCTTCGAACTGGCCGCCCAACGGCTGTCGGCAGACGTGATCACCTTGAACGTGTCGACCTCCTCGACCAGCAAGGGCGAAACCCTGTTCGACACCCTGCGCAACCTGGAAGCCATGGCCGCCGACATGTTCGTGGTGCGCCACGGCGACTCGGGGGCTGCCCACTTCATCGCCGAGCACGTTTGCCCACAAGTGGCGATCATCAATGGTGGCGACGGGCGCCATGCGCACCCCACCCAAGGCATGCTCGACATGCTGACCATCCGCCGGCACAAGGGCGGCTTCGAGAACCTTTCGGTGGCGATCGTCGGCGATATCCTGCATTCACGGGTGGCTCGCTCGAACATGATCGCGCTCAAGGCTCTGGGTTGCCCGGACATCCGCGTGATCGGCCCGAAAACCTTGCTGCCAGTCGGCATCGAGCAGTACGGCGTGAAGGTCTACACCGACCTGGCCCAAGGCCTGAAAGACGTCGACGTGGTGATCATGCTGCGCCTGCAGCGTGAGCGCATGGCCGGTGGCCTGCTGCCCAGCGAAGGCGAGTTCTACCGCCTGTTCGGCCTGACCACCGCGCGCCTTGCCGGGGCCAAGCCGGATGCCATCGTCATGCACCCAGGCCCTATCAACCGTGGCGTGGAAATCGAGTCGGCGGTGGCCGACGGTCCCCATTCGGTCATTCTCAACCAGGTCACCTACGGTATCGCCGTGCGTATGGCGGTGCTGTCCATGGCCATGAGCGGGCAGAACGCCCAACGTCAATTCGAGCAGGAGAACGCCCAGTGA
- the pyrR gene encoding bifunctional pyr operon transcriptional regulator/uracil phosphoribosyltransferase PyrR, which yields MSLPNPADLIRQMAVDLKAHLARRAITEPRYIGIRTGGVWVAQALLEALGSDAPLGTLDVSFYRDDFSQNGLHPQVRPSELPFEIEGQHLVLIDDVLMSGRTIRAALNELFDYGRPASVTLVNLLDLDAGELPIRPNVVGATLSLAAHERVKLTGPTPLALERQDLPSASAL from the coding sequence ATGAGCCTTCCAAACCCCGCCGACCTGATCCGGCAGATGGCCGTCGATCTCAAGGCGCACCTGGCCCGGCGCGCAATCACCGAACCGCGTTACATCGGCATTCGCACCGGTGGCGTATGGGTCGCTCAGGCGCTGCTGGAGGCACTGGGCAGCGACGCCCCGCTGGGCACACTGGACGTGTCGTTCTACCGTGACGACTTCAGCCAGAACGGCCTGCACCCGCAAGTGCGCCCCTCGGAGCTGCCATTCGAAATCGAAGGCCAGCACCTGGTGCTGATCGATGACGTACTGATGAGCGGCCGCACCATTCGCGCTGCCCTCAACGAGCTGTTCGATTACGGCCGCCCTGCCAGCGTGACCCTGGTCAACCTGCTGGACCTGGACGCCGGCGAATTGCCGATCCGGCCGAACGTGGTCGGTGCCACCCTGTCACTGGCAGCCCATGAACGGGTAAAATTGACCGGCCCCACGCCGCTCGCTCTCGAGCGCCAGGATCTGCCCTCCGCTTCCGCCCTTTAA
- the ruvX gene encoding Holliday junction resolvase RuvX — protein sequence MAAIRLLLGFDYGTKQIGVAVGQVITGQARELCTLKAQNGVPDWNQVEALIKEWKPDAIVVGLPLNMDGTPSEMCERAEKFARRINGRFNLPVHTHDERLTTFEAKGQRMARGGQKGSYRDNPVDAIAAALLLQSWLEENAGQFDS from the coding sequence ATGGCCGCGATTCGGTTACTGCTGGGTTTCGACTACGGCACCAAACAGATCGGCGTGGCCGTTGGCCAGGTAATCACCGGTCAGGCCCGCGAGCTGTGCACCCTGAAGGCGCAGAACGGCGTGCCGGACTGGAACCAGGTCGAGGCCCTGATCAAGGAGTGGAAGCCCGATGCCATCGTCGTTGGCCTGCCCCTGAATATGGACGGCACCCCCAGCGAGATGTGCGAGCGCGCGGAGAAATTCGCCCGGCGCATCAACGGCCGCTTCAACCTGCCGGTACACACCCACGACGAACGCCTGACCACCTTCGAAGCCAAAGGCCAGCGCATGGCCCGTGGCGGCCAGAAGGGCAGCTACCGCGACAATCCCGTGGACGCGATCGCCGCAGCGCTGCTGCTGCAAAGCTGGCTGGAAGAAAACGCCGGGCAGTTCGATTCCTGA
- a CDS encoding YqgE/AlgH family protein, with protein sequence MKNVSPSYLKHQFLIAMPHMADPNFAQTLTYIVEHTANGAMGLVVNRPQDLTLADILEQLRPDIEPPASCQGVPIYGGGPVQTDRGFVLHPSGPTFQATVDLGGISLSTSQDVLFAIADGVGPKQNLITLGYAGWEAGQLEAELADNAWLTCPFDADILFAMGSEQRLSAAAARLGINLSLLTSQAGHA encoded by the coding sequence ATGAAGAACGTCAGCCCGAGCTACCTCAAGCATCAATTCCTGATCGCCATGCCGCACATGGCGGACCCGAACTTTGCCCAGACCTTGACCTACATCGTCGAGCATACGGCCAATGGTGCCATGGGCCTGGTGGTCAACCGGCCGCAGGACCTGACCCTGGCCGACATCCTCGAACAGTTGCGCCCCGACATCGAGCCACCGGCCAGTTGCCAGGGCGTGCCGATCTACGGGGGTGGCCCGGTGCAAACCGACCGCGGCTTCGTGCTGCATCCCAGTGGCCCGACGTTCCAGGCCACGGTCGACTTGGGCGGCATCTCGCTGTCCACCTCCCAGGACGTGCTGTTTGCCATCGCCGACGGCGTAGGCCCCAAACAGAACCTGATCACCCTCGGCTATGCAGGGTGGGAAGCCGGCCAACTGGAAGCGGAGCTGGCCGACAACGCCTGGCTGACCTGCCCATTCGATGCCGATATCCTGTTTGCCATGGGCAGCGAGCAACGCTTGAGCGCTGCGGCGGCACGCCTGGGGATCAACCTCAGCCTGCTGACCAGCCAGGCAGGGCACGCCTGA